In Hymenobacter sublimis, a single genomic region encodes these proteins:
- a CDS encoding thioredoxin family protein gives MTTSASPSPVLSPEHLARAYSYSAYRQLITTLMAEGKTTGTTQSEALTAYAQLNIQRMERLDKQVQVQPELLAAVQGLQQRYVWLVLTEGWCGDAAQIVPVLEKIAQASQGRITTHYLLRDENLDLMDRYLTNGGRSIPKLIVLRADTLHEVAQWGPRPAAAQELFQAMKAAGATHEEFAEKLHGWYAKDKTHHTQQELLRLINEMS, from the coding sequence ATGACGACTTCCGCCTCACCTTCCCCGGTCCTGAGTCCTGAGCACCTGGCCCGAGCTTACTCCTATAGTGCTTATCGCCAACTGATTACTACCCTCATGGCCGAGGGTAAAACCACGGGTACTACTCAATCGGAGGCCCTGACTGCCTACGCCCAGCTCAATATCCAGCGCATGGAGCGCCTCGACAAGCAGGTGCAGGTGCAGCCGGAGCTGCTGGCTGCGGTGCAAGGGTTACAGCAGCGCTATGTGTGGCTGGTCCTGACTGAAGGCTGGTGCGGCGACGCGGCCCAAATTGTGCCCGTGCTGGAAAAAATAGCCCAGGCTAGCCAGGGCCGCATCACTACCCACTACTTGCTGCGCGACGAAAACCTGGACCTCATGGACCGTTACCTGACCAACGGGGGCCGGTCAATTCCCAAGCTCATTGTGCTGCGGGCAGATACCCTGCATGAGGTAGCGCAGTGGGGCCCCCGGCCCGCGGCGGCGCAGGAGCTGTTTCAGGCCATGAAGGCAGCCGGCGCTACGCATGAGGAATTTGCCGAAAAGCTGCACGGCTGGTATGCCAAGGACAAAACGCACCACACCCAGCAAGAACTGCTTCGCTTGATTAATGAAATGAGCTAA
- a CDS encoding GNAT family N-acetyltransferase, with protein sequence MDFARCITLENSRVRLRPLEATDFEDLKRVIFDPELWQFSSIPYPVDAVGLAAYLTKAAQDRAQGIRYPFAIIDRATGRVVGSTSYGSFALADKRLEIGWTWLGKDFQRTGLNRAAKHLLLKYAFGELGCERVELKADALNQKSREAMRRMGATEEGILRSHMVTQSGRRRDSVYFSILKPEWDQLRQTVFQEFDARG encoded by the coding sequence ATGGATTTCGCCCGCTGCATTACCCTGGAAAATAGCCGCGTCCGCCTGCGCCCCCTCGAAGCCACTGATTTCGAGGATTTAAAACGAGTTATTTTCGACCCGGAGCTGTGGCAGTTCAGCTCCATTCCTTACCCGGTTGATGCCGTGGGGCTGGCGGCTTACTTAACCAAGGCGGCGCAGGACCGGGCCCAGGGCATCCGCTACCCCTTTGCCATCATCGACCGCGCTACTGGGCGCGTGGTAGGTAGCACCAGCTACGGGAGCTTTGCGTTGGCCGACAAGCGGCTGGAAATTGGCTGGACCTGGCTGGGCAAGGACTTTCAGCGCACCGGCCTGAATCGGGCCGCCAAGCATCTGCTGCTGAAATACGCTTTCGGAGAGCTGGGCTGCGAGCGGGTAGAGCTGAAAGCCGACGCCCTGAACCAAAAGTCACGGGAGGCTATGCGCCGCATGGGCGCCACGGAGGAGGGCATTCTGCGCAGCCACATGGTTACCCAAAGCGGCCGCCGGCGCGACTCCGTGTACTTCAGCATTCTGAAGCCCGAGTGGGACCAACTGCGCCAAACCGTATTTCAGGAGTTCGACGCCCGTGGTTGA
- a CDS encoding DHH family phosphoesterase yields the protein MPAYPQFVAPFRAFLDQVPAGGRVVVFCHFDADGLAAGALFGRGLNRINPSWQVEVVPSGKGENAFLTPGAHERLLALKPDALIVTDLGVHAHGTLEPHGVPVLYVDHHIPEGEPPAGGTALTGYGLEPVPCSAWLAYELLAAEADMADLQWVAAIGVLSDLGDQAAWAPLAAVKKQHTAKWLKEAVAMCNAARRAGEFDLDRPLRYLLRDDNPRGLAQDEVLAGYRAEVAAALAAARKLPPKFPPKGPDAAPVAIVTINSPCQIHPLIAQQWITRLSDRVVLCANLGYLPNGMVAISGRAAGNLHIPDLLRAAFARVGATPPANFAHGHPQASGGHLSAADYAVLLRGLGY from the coding sequence ATGCCCGCTTATCCGCAGTTTGTGGCGCCCTTCCGAGCCTTTCTGGACCAGGTTCCGGCCGGCGGCCGCGTGGTGGTGTTCTGTCATTTCGATGCTGATGGCCTAGCCGCCGGGGCGCTCTTCGGGCGCGGCTTGAACCGCATCAACCCGAGCTGGCAGGTGGAGGTAGTGCCTTCCGGCAAGGGCGAAAACGCCTTCCTGACGCCTGGTGCCCACGAGCGGCTGCTGGCTCTGAAGCCGGATGCTCTGATTGTCACGGACCTTGGTGTGCATGCCCACGGCACCCTGGAACCCCACGGCGTGCCCGTGCTCTACGTCGACCACCACATTCCGGAAGGTGAGCCACCGGCTGGCGGTACCGCGCTAACCGGGTACGGCTTGGAGCCGGTGCCCTGCTCGGCCTGGCTGGCTTACGAGCTGCTGGCCGCCGAAGCCGATATGGCTGACTTACAGTGGGTAGCGGCTATTGGTGTGCTGTCGGACCTCGGCGACCAAGCCGCCTGGGCCCCGCTGGCCGCTGTCAAGAAGCAGCACACCGCCAAGTGGCTGAAGGAAGCCGTAGCCATGTGCAACGCCGCCCGCCGGGCCGGCGAATTCGACCTGGACCGGCCCCTGCGCTACCTCCTCCGCGACGACAACCCCCGCGGCCTGGCCCAGGATGAAGTGCTAGCGGGTTACCGGGCCGAAGTAGCTGCCGCCTTAGCCGCGGCCCGCAAGCTACCCCCGAAGTTTCCGCCCAAAGGCCCCGATGCCGCACCCGTGGCCATCGTCACCATCAACTCGCCCTGCCAGATTCATCCCCTGATTGCCCAGCAGTGGATTACGCGGCTGTCAGACAGGGTAGTGCTGTGCGCCAACCTGGGCTACCTGCCCAATGGCATGGTGGCTATATCCGGGCGGGCGGCCGGCAACCTGCATATTCCGGACCTGCTGCGGGCCGCTTTTGCTAGGGTCGGCGCTACCCCGCCCGCCAACTTCGCCCACGGTCACCCCCAGGCCAGCGGCGGCCACCTTTCCGCCGCCGACTATGCCGTGTTGTTGCGCGGGCTGGGCTATTGA
- a CDS encoding TonB family protein: protein MLLPNAASEPTASRHLPLEVLRRYVAGTLEPLEQHRVEAHTSTCPHCADVLEGLALQPAAVTDTSLADLRQRLHARVEELAMGSKPKPPLGWAWQQLAAAAVLLCTIGAALVWLTANRLQNRATIAAKPAAEVIASASTTPAPAPLRTAEPAVSASSAIATVSSVAPASSLRRRQLAARRPSYSARSVLADGPAMGEPMEQVHSGGAPPDAYVVAAMAASADSVQPPVTADVAAASLAVKAKRRVAEGSASAPLLPQNLRTIQGRVTDAVGVPLPGATVLVPGTQQGVVTNFDGSFSLQVPTATEQLTISSIGYTAQTRALRPSDSTLALALSPSSSALSEVVVVRRDAPPAPMSVGAMPAGGYTSLKKYLRDSLDYPEKALEARQEGNVKLRFVVGVDGKVSDIKVVKKLSEECDAEAIRLLQEGPAWFPAIQNGRRTARTVEITVPFKIEQR from the coding sequence ATGCTTCTCCCTAATGCTGCTTCTGAGCCCACCGCTTCCCGGCACCTGCCGCTGGAAGTGCTGCGCCGCTACGTGGCCGGAACACTGGAGCCCTTGGAGCAGCACCGCGTAGAAGCCCATACCAGTACCTGCCCCCACTGCGCCGACGTGCTGGAGGGCCTGGCGCTGCAGCCCGCCGCCGTTACCGATACTAGTCTGGCTGACCTGCGCCAGCGCCTGCATGCCCGCGTAGAAGAATTAGCTATGGGTTCGAAGCCCAAGCCGCCCCTGGGTTGGGCCTGGCAACAGCTAGCGGCCGCGGCGGTGCTGCTATGTACAATAGGTGCTGCCTTGGTATGGTTGACTGCCAATCGTTTACAGAACAGAGCTACTATAGCCGCCAAGCCCGCTGCAGAAGTTATTGCATCTGCCTCTACCACTCCCGCACCCGCGCCATTACGCACTGCAGAGCCGGCCGTGTCTGCTTCCTCTGCTATAGCAACCGTATCGTCAGTTGCGCCAGCTTCGTCGTTGCGCCGTCGGCAGCTGGCGGCAAGGCGTCCGTCTTATTCGGCGCGCTCGGTGCTGGCCGATGGGCCGGCAATGGGTGAGCCCATGGAACAGGTGCACAGTGGGGGTGCACCACCTGATGCCTACGTTGTAGCTGCAATGGCAGCCTCCGCAGATTCAGTGCAGCCACCGGTTACTGCCGATGTAGCTGCAGCCTCCCTGGCGGTTAAAGCCAAAAGGCGTGTTGCGGAAGGTTCAGCTTCAGCTCCGCTCTTACCGCAGAATCTGCGTACTATCCAGGGGCGCGTGACGGACGCCGTTGGCGTTCCCCTACCCGGTGCCACGGTACTGGTGCCTGGCACGCAGCAGGGAGTCGTTACCAATTTCGATGGGTCTTTCTCCCTGCAAGTGCCTACTGCTACCGAGCAGCTCACGATTAGCTCCATCGGTTACACCGCCCAAACCCGCGCCCTGCGCCCTTCCGACTCCACGCTGGCCTTGGCCCTTTCGCCCAGTTCTAGTGCCCTGAGTGAGGTAGTCGTAGTGCGCCGCGATGCGCCGCCCGCGCCTATGTCGGTGGGGGCCATGCCGGCCGGGGGCTACACTAGCCTCAAAAAGTACCTGCGCGACAGCCTCGACTACCCCGAAAAAGCCCTGGAAGCTCGGCAGGAAGGCAACGTAAAGCTGCGCTTTGTGGTAGGCGTTGATGGCAAAGTATCAGACATTAAAGTAGTCAAGAAGCTGTCTGAGGAGTGCGACGCCGAAGCCATCCGGCTGTTGCAGGAAGGGCCCGCCTGGTTTCCCGCCATCCAGAACGGCCGCCGCACCGCCCGCACCGTCGAAATCACCGTGCCCTTTAAGATTGAGCAGCGGTAA
- a CDS encoding Ig-like domain-containing protein, producing the protein MKTHFRNALPAKWASQVPIRRVGGLLGMLLALPATTWAAAPVANNDAAVVVITATSATINILANDTRGGLGLGSDAIDPATVRLIGATAGTTNIAGSNGGLFSVSSSGVVTFTLPTHPKPSTRFQTSIRYTVRDVTAGLGDGTSNEATLTVTVSSPPTASNVRAALMPSSAAATPIAGLVGSVAAGNTLSGYTLKSLPSNGTLYLNTTAIGTVSRTLSVAEAAQLQFDPAGNKSGEFTFTYTATNNDGLESAPATYTIPVANVPPVAVNDPAVIIARNGIATISVLTNDTDADGSILATTVDLNPDLAGIQQERTMANQGKFTVSAQGIVSFTPVLDYAGTSTITYTVEDNLGLTSNQAAIRVIVNNVTSAFDDSNEVEKGMTVSGNVILNDTDPQNTGFTVALVTGVKNGSLALNANGSYTYTPTAGFLGQDSFVYRACDKTGTPQCATATVHLNVYDPAVQCIAATGPNQLVNPGFTNGNVGFNTNYEYKADDAAVATELTPENTYAIGPDASKYHGTFRGNGRGGAADNFLMINATSAIRTLYTQTFKVQPNRYYTFSAFFNNLIPASMNIADPIVGFVINGESTSGTITVPESPDQWVQYSDVWYSGNSTTATFEIRNLTLDLQGNDIGIDDLYFGTCNAVPVANNTAATPLAATATATALAPMDATDPDGTIASFTITALPLPAAGTLYVNGVAATLNQVVTPDDNKRLTFDPSGAVNGNVTFTFLATDNIGSTSNTATYTIPVGNTAPLAANVLMAPAIPNTAAATTLKPLVATDGDGTIVKYMVVTVPNQQAGTLLLSGTPVTTVPLEVQPAQLGQLAFDPSGAYAGPVTFNYYAVDNQGNTSNTAIYTIPIGNEMPVAKDKWAQGMRNTTNSTPLSALESTDADGWIASYTIANLPSRGALTLNGVAVSPGQTIRPEQASELAYAPPKTETGQYSFTYYATDNLGGTSNLATYVVPVAGPLPVKMLSFTTQLTGTTAQLTWTTAAELDNDRFEVERSLDGKQFQRIGQVRGLGTSATGATYRFTDAALPTPGAAALLYYRLKQVDVTGESAYSQVRTVTLAAGGSFVVAVTPNPFSSEASLNLLALPTAAYQVVVTDATGRQVYSATLGGGQIWPLAVSSWPAGFYTVVVVRGANTRFIQRIVKQ; encoded by the coding sequence ATGAAAACACATTTCCGCAATGCACTCCCCGCGAAGTGGGCAAGCCAGGTTCCGATTCGGAGGGTAGGGGGGCTGCTAGGAATGTTATTGGCGCTGCCCGCTACTACTTGGGCCGCGGCGCCAGTAGCAAATAATGATGCTGCCGTAGTGGTGATTACGGCTACATCAGCAACCATTAACATTCTGGCAAACGATACTCGCGGAGGCCTGGGCCTTGGCAGCGACGCCATTGACCCCGCAACCGTAAGGCTTATCGGAGCAACCGCCGGTACGACCAATATTGCCGGTAGTAACGGCGGCTTGTTTTCAGTGAGCAGCTCCGGGGTTGTTACTTTCACGCTGCCTACGCACCCCAAGCCCAGCACCAGATTCCAGACGTCCATCCGGTATACGGTGCGCGACGTTACCGCGGGGCTCGGCGACGGCACCTCCAACGAGGCCACGCTCACGGTAACGGTGAGCAGCCCTCCTACGGCCAGCAACGTGCGGGCAGCACTCATGCCCAGCAGCGCCGCTGCTACGCCTATTGCGGGTTTGGTGGGTAGTGTGGCCGCGGGCAACACGCTCAGCGGCTACACACTCAAGAGTCTGCCCAGCAACGGCACCTTGTATCTGAACACAACCGCCATCGGCACCGTGTCGCGTACGCTCTCGGTAGCCGAAGCAGCCCAGCTACAGTTCGACCCGGCCGGAAATAAGTCGGGGGAATTCACCTTTACTTACACCGCTACCAACAACGACGGGCTGGAGTCGGCCCCTGCTACCTATACTATTCCGGTGGCCAACGTACCCCCGGTGGCTGTCAATGACCCCGCGGTAATCATTGCCCGCAACGGCATTGCTACCATTTCGGTGCTCACCAATGACACCGACGCCGACGGCTCCATTCTGGCGACTACCGTGGACCTGAACCCTGATCTGGCAGGTATTCAGCAGGAGCGTACGATGGCGAACCAGGGGAAATTTACGGTGTCGGCCCAGGGCATCGTTTCCTTTACGCCCGTGCTAGACTACGCCGGCACCAGCACCATTACTTATACTGTGGAGGACAACCTGGGGCTGACATCAAACCAGGCCGCCATTCGCGTTATCGTCAACAATGTTACCTCTGCCTTCGATGACAGCAATGAGGTAGAAAAGGGCATGACTGTGTCGGGCAACGTGATTCTGAACGATACCGATCCGCAGAACACGGGCTTCACGGTGGCCCTGGTAACGGGCGTGAAAAACGGCAGCCTGGCGTTGAATGCCAACGGCTCCTACACCTACACGCCTACTGCTGGCTTCCTGGGGCAGGATAGTTTCGTGTACAGGGCCTGCGACAAAACGGGTACTCCGCAGTGCGCTACTGCCACGGTGCACCTGAATGTATATGACCCGGCCGTGCAGTGCATTGCCGCCACCGGCCCAAACCAGCTGGTGAACCCGGGCTTCACGAATGGCAACGTCGGCTTTAACACCAACTACGAGTACAAGGCCGACGATGCGGCCGTAGCAACGGAGCTGACCCCGGAAAACACCTATGCCATTGGCCCCGATGCCAGCAAGTATCATGGCACGTTCCGGGGCAATGGCCGCGGGGGCGCCGCCGATAACTTCCTGATGATCAACGCTACCTCTGCCATCCGGACGCTCTACACCCAAACGTTCAAGGTTCAGCCCAACCGCTACTACACCTTCTCGGCCTTCTTCAACAACCTGATTCCGGCGAGCATGAACATTGCCGACCCGATTGTGGGCTTCGTCATCAATGGCGAGTCGACTTCGGGGACTATCACGGTGCCGGAGTCGCCGGACCAGTGGGTGCAGTACTCCGACGTGTGGTATTCCGGCAATAGCACCACGGCTACCTTCGAAATTCGCAACCTGACCCTGGATTTGCAAGGCAACGACATTGGGATTGACGACCTGTACTTCGGTACCTGCAACGCCGTGCCCGTAGCCAACAACACGGCCGCAACTCCTCTGGCGGCTACGGCCACCGCTACAGCTCTGGCCCCCATGGACGCCACGGACCCCGACGGCACCATTGCCTCGTTCACCATTACGGCCCTGCCGCTGCCCGCGGCCGGCACGCTGTACGTGAACGGGGTAGCTGCCACGCTCAACCAGGTAGTGACGCCCGATGATAACAAGCGCCTCACTTTCGACCCCAGCGGCGCCGTGAACGGTAACGTCACGTTCACTTTCCTGGCCACCGACAACATTGGCTCCACCAGCAACACGGCTACTTACACCATTCCGGTTGGCAACACGGCCCCGCTGGCGGCCAACGTCCTGATGGCTCCGGCCATTCCGAATACGGCTGCGGCTACTACCCTCAAGCCGCTAGTAGCAACCGACGGCGACGGTACCATTGTGAAGTACATGGTTGTGACGGTGCCGAACCAGCAGGCCGGTACGCTGCTGCTAAGCGGCACGCCCGTCACGACGGTTCCGCTGGAAGTGCAGCCCGCCCAATTAGGCCAGCTCGCCTTTGATCCGTCGGGTGCGTATGCCGGTCCGGTTACCTTCAACTACTACGCTGTTGATAACCAAGGTAATACGTCTAACACGGCCATTTACACCATTCCAATCGGGAATGAAATGCCGGTGGCCAAGGACAAGTGGGCCCAGGGCATGCGCAACACCACCAATTCCACTCCGCTTAGCGCCCTGGAGTCGACGGATGCCGACGGCTGGATTGCCTCCTATACCATTGCCAACCTACCCTCCAGAGGCGCCCTAACGCTGAACGGAGTAGCGGTTTCGCCGGGGCAAACCATCCGGCCTGAGCAGGCTAGTGAACTGGCTTATGCTCCCCCGAAAACTGAAACCGGCCAGTATTCCTTTACTTACTACGCTACTGATAACCTGGGTGGTACCTCCAACCTAGCTACCTACGTGGTACCAGTGGCCGGGCCTCTACCCGTTAAAATGCTCAGCTTCACAACTCAACTTACCGGCACTACTGCTCAGCTTACCTGGACCACTGCCGCCGAGCTGGACAACGACCGGTTTGAGGTGGAGCGCAGCCTAGATGGCAAGCAGTTTCAGCGCATTGGGCAGGTGCGGGGGCTGGGCACCTCGGCCACCGGTGCTACCTACCGCTTCACCGATGCGGCCCTCCCGACTCCCGGAGCTGCGGCCCTAC
- a CDS encoding DUF6970 domain-containing protein codes for MRSSLLLIPTLAVLLHTAACQRNVAVTTPTDAPQTGLAGSVSTPAPTSANTIEPTPRPDAVFDATKRPKWLADRIQQHSNAEKQNPPIHIYSYQLDGATVYYESSPCCDQFTNLYAADGKLLCHPDGGLTGKGDGKCPDFVKNRTEERLVWQDPR; via the coding sequence ATGCGCTCTTCCCTGCTTCTGATTCCTACCCTGGCTGTGCTGCTCCATACCGCGGCCTGCCAGCGCAACGTGGCCGTCACGACGCCCACCGATGCTCCCCAGACCGGGCTGGCCGGGAGCGTGTCAACTCCCGCACCTACCAGCGCCAATACCATTGAGCCTACCCCTCGCCCCGATGCGGTATTCGACGCTACCAAGCGTCCGAAGTGGCTGGCCGACCGGATTCAGCAGCACAGCAACGCCGAAAAGCAGAATCCGCCCATTCATATTTATAGCTACCAGCTTGATGGGGCCACGGTGTACTACGAGAGCAGCCCCTGCTGCGACCAGTTCACCAACCTCTACGCCGCCGATGGCAAGTTGCTCTGCCACCCCGACGGTGGGCTCACGGGCAAAGGCGACGGCAAGTGCCCCGACTTTGTGAAAAACCGAACCGAAGAACGGCTGGTGTGGCAAGACCCCCGATAG
- a CDS encoding diacylglycerol kinase family protein, which yields MVEPTPPPPRRLAALVRQRAASFGYAFRGVWAALQTEVHLWFHAAATVLVIGLGLYFGLERWEWAVVALAVGAVWCAELVNTAIEAVVNLVSPDYHPLAGRAKDVAAGAVLVMAIAALAVGLLIFGPRVWDLLSW from the coding sequence GTGGTTGAGCCCACGCCCCCACCTCCGCGCCGGCTGGCGGCCCTGGTGCGCCAGCGGGCCGCCAGCTTTGGCTATGCCTTCCGGGGCGTGTGGGCTGCCCTGCAAACCGAGGTGCACCTGTGGTTTCATGCGGCCGCTACGGTACTAGTTATTGGGTTGGGGTTGTACTTCGGGCTGGAACGGTGGGAGTGGGCGGTGGTGGCCTTGGCCGTGGGCGCGGTGTGGTGCGCCGAACTAGTGAATACAGCCATTGAAGCAGTCGTAAACTTGGTGTCGCCGGACTACCACCCGCTGGCTGGGCGGGCCAAGGACGTAGCGGCCGGGGCCGTGCTGGTGATGGCTATAGCCGCGCTGGCCGTGGGCTTGCTGATTTTTGGGCCGCGGGTCTGGGACTTGCTGAGCTGGTAA
- a CDS encoding DinB family protein yields MINTIEKLGAYTVWANATLLRHLDGLVAEGATIPAGALRLFSHVLNAQAIWLGRMTNAPSPVKVWQEHDLATLHHWHEQTSERFHQYGIQADDTEMQRLITYTNSIGEGYTSQVSDILTHVPVHGNYHRAQVAKELRAAGLEPINTDFITYCRELSAKAQAADVPSL; encoded by the coding sequence ATGATCAACACCATTGAAAAGCTGGGCGCCTACACCGTGTGGGCAAATGCTACCCTGCTGCGCCACCTCGACGGCCTCGTGGCCGAAGGCGCCACCATTCCCGCCGGAGCCCTGCGCCTGTTTAGCCACGTGCTGAATGCCCAGGCCATCTGGCTTGGCCGCATGACCAACGCGCCCAGCCCCGTGAAAGTGTGGCAGGAGCACGACCTGGCCACCCTGCACCACTGGCACGAGCAAACTTCCGAGCGTTTTCATCAGTACGGCATTCAGGCCGATGACACGGAAATGCAGCGCCTAATTACCTACACCAACTCCATCGGGGAGGGCTACACCAGCCAAGTATCCGACATCCTGACCCACGTGCCCGTGCACGGCAACTACCACCGCGCCCAGGTAGCCAAGGAGCTGCGCGCCGCCGGTCTGGAGCCCATTAACACCGACTTTATTACCTACTGCCGCGAATTGTCGGCTAAGGCGCAGGCGGCCGACGTGCCCAGCCTGTAA
- the fumC gene encoding class II fumarate hydratase, whose product MTQFRTEKDTMGTVQVPADAYFGAQTQRSIDNFQIAQDINKMPKEIIRAFAYLKKAAALTNRDAGILSAEKAELIGRVCDEILEGKLDQEFPLVVWQTGSGTQSNMNVNEVVAYRGHVLNGGQLSDEKKFLAPNDDVNKSQSSNDTFPTAMHIAAYKILVEKTIPGIEKLRDTLKAKSEQFMHIVKIGRTHLMDATPLTVGQEFSGYVSQLDHGLRAIKNTLAHLSELALGGTAVGTGINTPPGYSENVAKHIADLTGLPFITAENKFEALAAHDAIVEAHGALKTVAASLMKIANDIRLLASGPRAGIGELHIPDNEPGSSIMPGKVNPTQSEAMTMVAAQVMGNDVAINIGGMNGHFELNVFKPLMIYNFLHSARLIGDVCVSFNDKCAAGIEPLEANIKKHVDSSLMLVTALNPHIGYYKAAEIAQTAHKNGSTLKETALQLGYLTEEQFNEWLKPEDMVGEIKK is encoded by the coding sequence ATGACTCAGTTTCGCACCGAGAAAGACACCATGGGCACCGTGCAGGTGCCGGCCGACGCCTACTTCGGCGCCCAAACCCAGCGCTCCATCGATAACTTCCAGATTGCCCAGGACATCAACAAGATGCCCAAGGAAATCATCCGCGCCTTTGCCTACCTGAAGAAAGCCGCCGCCCTTACCAACCGCGACGCCGGCATCCTTTCGGCCGAAAAAGCGGAGCTGATCGGCCGCGTCTGCGACGAAATTCTGGAAGGCAAGCTGGATCAGGAGTTCCCCTTGGTGGTGTGGCAAACCGGCTCGGGCACTCAGAGCAACATGAATGTGAACGAGGTAGTGGCCTACCGCGGCCACGTCCTGAACGGCGGTCAGCTTTCCGACGAGAAGAAGTTTCTGGCCCCCAACGACGACGTAAACAAGTCGCAGAGCTCGAACGATACCTTCCCGACGGCCATGCACATTGCGGCCTATAAAATTCTGGTAGAGAAGACCATACCCGGTATTGAGAAGCTGCGCGACACGCTGAAGGCGAAGTCGGAGCAGTTCATGCACATCGTGAAAATCGGCCGCACCCACCTTATGGATGCTACCCCGCTCACGGTAGGGCAGGAGTTCAGCGGCTACGTGTCCCAGCTCGACCACGGCCTGCGCGCCATCAAAAACACGCTGGCTCACCTTTCGGAGCTGGCCTTGGGCGGCACGGCTGTGGGCACGGGCATCAACACGCCTCCCGGCTACTCCGAAAACGTGGCCAAGCACATTGCCGACCTCACCGGCCTACCCTTCATCACGGCCGAAAACAAGTTTGAGGCCCTGGCCGCTCACGACGCCATTGTGGAAGCCCACGGTGCCCTGAAAACCGTGGCTGCCAGCCTGATGAAGATTGCCAACGACATCCGCCTGCTGGCTTCGGGCCCGCGCGCTGGCATCGGCGAGCTGCACATCCCCGACAATGAGCCCGGCTCCAGCATCATGCCCGGCAAGGTGAATCCCACCCAGTCGGAGGCCATGACCATGGTAGCGGCCCAGGTGATGGGTAACGACGTAGCTATCAACATCGGCGGCATGAACGGCCACTTCGAGCTGAACGTGTTCAAGCCCCTGATGATCTACAACTTCCTGCACTCGGCCCGCCTCATCGGCGACGTGTGCGTGTCGTTCAACGACAAGTGCGCCGCCGGTATCGAGCCCCTGGAAGCCAACATCAAGAAGCACGTAGACAGCAGCCTGATGCTGGTAACGGCCCTGAACCCTCACATCGGCTACTACAAAGCCGCCGAAATTGCCCAGACGGCCCACAAAAACGGCTCGACCCTCAAGGAAACCGCCCTCCAGCTCGGCTACCTCACCGAGGAGCAGTTCAACGAGTGGCTCAAGCCCGAGGACATGGTCGGCGAAATCAAGAAGTAA